TACTGGTGAAAGCAAGAATAAGAGTCGGAATGAAGGTGATAGTGATGGGAAACAGGCTGAGGAAAGGAATGTGGAGGGGTTCCTCTCTCTAATGAAGTTGAACCCATTGATACcaatacattattttgaCAACTCGATACATAACTTAAAACAGATGCTATCAAATCCAAAGTACGATTAATTAATTAGTTAgcaaattaacaaattaacagGTTTGAAGATGTTAGATTGTACTTTGTGGATTGGGGAAGAAGTAGTTACGATCATAAACTAGAAGCGCTATACACAGATAAGTAAGTATATAATGGTTGATGTAATTGTGAAATGAGTTAATTAGTACCTAATGTAGAGGGTGTTAACATACTGTGCATTATGAGTATGTATGCTAATGTTACTATCAATGGGTAACGATACTAATGTAATAACGATAatttagaataaaatacatcaaAAACACAAGCGGATTGGTAGAATTcatatgtaaatttaacacCTTTTACTCACGGGAGTGGACGCACGGATATAGACTGCGATACCCAAATGAGGAGGAACAAGCATTTTTGTTAAACTGGAAGGAAAAATGGCATAAACCAGTAGATACAACAATCTCAAAAGAGGGAAGAATGTTgccaaatatataaattttaattttaattgataTGAGTAGTTATGATGTATAAAGTATTTGGAACATAACATATTATGATTTAGTGGTACAGATAACTAAATCTATATTGAACGCGCCTTAAAGTGGAAATTACCCTGTTATGATGGATGTATCCTAGGACTCCAGCAGGTATGCAAAAGAGTCCAAGAACACCCAGTACGATACCAGCTGTAGCTGACCCACTGATTTGTTTTTGGGAGTCCGGcatcattttatacaatttttCCCTTACATTATTGCTgtcatatataaattgaagTTTCTCCAAAAGTTGCGTTTGCATTAGtgattcaatttttttgtaCGATTTCctaaatgtataaaatgtttCTGTGCTTAAAGTTGAGCCATCTTCAACTTTACTTGTTTCAACTTTAATCTCTTCTGCTTTATAAAGCTCATAATAGTTAGAAGTATTAGTCTGTCTAGAGTCAGGAAATTTATAGTGAGACTTAGAACAAAATTGTATCAATAGAGGCAAATTTCTTCCCAAATCATCGCTACTACAATATACACGCATTTTATCAAGGTTTACATCGTTGTAGTCAGAACCTTTGAAATTGTCAAAATAGTATGGGTCATCATCAGTGTTTTCTATTCTTATTTGGTTAAATCCTTTGGAAGAAAATTCGCaatcataaaatataaagcTGTATGAGTGCTCGACATTGGTTGGACCATTTAATTTGATGCTGCTAATACCACTGTTAGTACTAGTATTATCAAGAGATGATTCGAAAATACACGTTCcgttttttatatttagaGTTAATGTGGTATGTAACGCTTCATATTCGTTATCCAATTCTGTTTGTTCTATTGTACCTTCGGAGATTGGCTCTAAATCAACTAAATTTACTTTGCCGTCATTACCGCTATTGGTTAATTGTCGgtataaatagtaaattttTCTTAATGTTCCAATACCAAAACCAGTGGACTTAGGTTCTGTTGTTAATACAACAACTATTGGaccaatatttttattacttttattatagtATAACTCTAGTCTTTTAAgcttttcattatttttaataacgCTACTTGAATCAACGGCAATGGTATCTTCAGAACCACTCACAGccttatctttatttttttttaatttaatcttAAATAGCCTATCAGTTATACATTTAGAACCAGTAACAGTGTGCAAAATCATCATATAACTAGGAAATTGTGTAGCATCCATGGTACTAACCGAGATTTGACATCCTCCGTCACTGTTGTAATGCATATCACCTTCCTGGTTGAAATCAAATATCAACTCTCccattttcaatttaaatatatatttttaaaagataccaattaaattcaaatattattttacttcttaactagtgtgtatttcCAGATCTAATAATTACAAGTATCTAATACAGATATCCAACGTGTACCGTgcataatatttttaaaactgtCACTAAATCTAAAGGTAAAACGCCCCTTGCACCAAGGCGTGCTCTTCGTTGTGAGTCTTGGGGTCGCCAACTGCAGTGGTCGCGCACGGCAACCTCCCGGCATACTTTACAGCGGCATCCACCTTGCTGCCGTAGTCGTCCCTCAGTATTTTCAGCAGGCCGTTGAGGCGCTCCCTCACGAAGTAGTAGCATCCCCCGTTTTCGTGCTCCTCCTGGCACCAAACCACCGtcttcaggttcctgtACAGCCTCAGGTCGTCCAGAACCCACTGCGCCGGGAAGGGCGTTATTTCCTCGAGCCTTGCTATTGCCACGTGTTCCAGGTTTTTCTGCGCCTCCTTGTTGTTTTCTCTGAactccagcaggtcgtAGTATATCTGTCCGCTGCACAGTATCACCTTGTGCACCTTGTCCAGCTGCTTGACATCCGCCTTGCTGCTGCCACCGGCCTTGCCGGCACCTGGCGCGCCCTTGTACAGGTGCTCCATGATGTTCGGGTTGAACAGCGGGTCCGGTATGTACCTCTGGAAGAAGGTGCCCGTTTCAAACTCGCTCAGGTTGCTGAATGCGCCTCTCAACTTGAGCAGCTTTTTGCCGGTCACGCATATCAGCGGCTTTCTGTACGGCCTGTGCATCTGTCTCCTGAGCACATGGAACAGGTTACTTGCGACTGAGCAGTTGACCACTGAGATGTTCACCAGTTTCGCGTAGTCCTCTCCGAGCCCGAGGTTGTCGCTCAGGTCTTCACTGTCGTTGCTCGACTGCAGAAAGCGTTCGACTCTACGTTGTTGTCAttactttatttacctAGTGACTATCTACCGaccatataaatatttagtaaaCCAAAGGATAAACACTCTAGTAATACCGTCTAAATAGAGAATTAACTTAGAAGTACCTGCACGATGAGTGGTCTGGTCCCTGTCCGTCGTAACCGTGTGGCAAAAACATCACAACACCTACAGTGTGTCAGTCGAACGTTTTACAGCCAATGCTGCTAGTACCATCCAACTAGCTGGGTACATTTACTACATACTTGGCTGATTGCCAACTACATTGCTAACTTTGTAATCAACCAACTATGTAAACAAATAGTAACCAACAGTACCTGAAAAGTAGTTCCACTTCGTTTCCGCGGAGGTGATAAACGCGTCTATTATCACTTGCGCTCCGTTGACGAAGTCGCCGAACTGCGCCTCCCAAATGTTCAGCGTCTTCGGCGAGTACAGGCTGTACCCGTACTCGAAGCCCACCGCCGCCAACTCGCTGAGGTACGAGTTGAGGATCCTGACGTCCATGCCCTCGAAGACGTTGTAGTACTTAAACGTGTCCTGGCACTGCACCTGCGCGTGCCTGTGCGAGAACGTGCCCCTCTTGCTCTCCTGACCTGAGAGCCTGACGTGGAATCCGTCGTGCGAGAGCGACGAGAATGCCAGCACCTCCGAGATCGCCGTGTCGATGCCCGTCCCGCTGTTCAGCGCCTGGAGCCTCTGGTCGAATATCTTCTTAATGCTGTTGTGCAGCTTAATCTCCTCCGGAATCGTCGTGCATTTCAGGCCGAGCTTGAGCAACAGGTCGTGGTCAAGCCCCGTTCTCAGCACCTGGGGGTTAAGCGTGAGCTGGTTCCCGTTGTCGGCAACGGCCGAAGAGGCTCCTATGAAATCGTCAACCAATGACACGTGCCATACCCACACATAACTACCTATCATTAGCCAAACGCATACATAACTACCTATCATTAACCAAACCCACCCTGGGCGCCCTTCTTGCTTGCTTCAATCCTCTGCATCACTCTGTTGTGTAGCGAGTTGTCGACGTAGAAGCCTTCGATCAGGGTCAGGATGTCCCTCCAGTTTTCGTTTTGTATCGGCTCCTTGATGCGCTCTATCGACTTCGAGAGGTCCAGCGACTTCTGGAAGTCCGAGCCAGTCGCGTTTTCTATTTTGTCGAGCTCCTCCATGTCTATGCCCATCTTCGTGTTAAGGTACTTCTTGTAGTACACCATCAGATTTGGCACCTGGTCGACCTTGTTGTACATTTCTGCGTTCGTGAACTTCGGCATGTCCAGCTCATTGTGTCCGAAGCGTCTGAATCCGACCAAGTTGATGAACACGTCTGTGTGGAACTTCTGCCTGTACAGGCAGGCCAGCCTTCCTGCGAAGACTACTCCTTCAATTGAGTACGCGTTGACGTGTATAACTGGCGCCTCAACTACCTTTGCCACCTACAAATTCCATTAGTCAGCTCTATCTGATCCACGAAAGCTATAATTCACATAACAACTCACATCTGTCGGATATCTTGACGACGATGCCTCCATGGGACTCGCAGTGAATCCAATCTGATTATTCACAACTGCACATCAATTATTCTCAATCACGTATCTGGTGGCTAAATGGCTACTTTATCATAGGGATGAATAATATCAAACACCTATCCGGTGACTAATTTGCTACTCTATCGCAGCCGTACATCTTATCATGCAAAGGCTAAACTTGCCCATAGTTGCACTGTACATCAACACTCACCTATGTTGATTGTGCCTCCAACTGTGAATCCCTTGATCTTCGACATCTGTACCACCTCGTACGGCATGCCCTGGCCTGAGATTGCTGAGTTGCCGTGTATGGCAATTGGGACCGTCTTGTCCTTCTTCGCGTCATTTTCAAAGTGCTGCTTTGCCTTGACCAGCCCCGTTAAAACTGGGTGTGAGAATTGCAGGTGACTCGAGTTCGATATCATCTGTATGTCCAGCCCATCTTTGACGCACGTGTATCCGTTGTGATACTTGACGTCTCCGCTTCTAAAGTTCGAATCGACGAACCAGTTAGCGCCCTGTGATAATTAAATCAGTACAACTACCATAATTAATCaccaataaataataatcgATACCAATAACTACCATAATCCCCAACGacacacatatatgtgGTAAAAACACACCCTAAACTCTGCAAACGATTCTTCCAGGGGTTTATTCAAAAAGTTAGAAAGCACTCCCAATCTTCCGCGGTGCGACATTGTCATCAGAATCGAGTTCGCTCCGAACTCCCTGGACGACTTCTCTATCGACTCCAGCAACACCAGCAGTGACTCCATTCCGTCCATTCCGAACCTCTTCAGGGTAGGAAACGCCTTTGCGCTAAACAGCAGTTAgtactatttatataaaaattagtcATTGGtctgataaaaattatctaAATGTGCTAGCCACACTCACCAAAACTGCTCAAACTTGACTGCTCTGCATATAGACTTAAAGCAGCCCAGACTCTCCTCTTTTGACAGGTTCAGGAAGTTGTCGCTTTCTATCTGGTCTATCAAAAATGCGACCGCTTGCGAGTTCGATATGTGCCCGAACTCAAAGGATATGTTTCCGCAGTACCGCTCCCTCAACTTGTCGATCTGCGACTGCACGGTCCCCTGAGTGTTGAATATTCCTCCCAGGCCCAGGTTCGGCACTGTTTTCGCCAGTTCTTCTGGTGTCAGTTTAtagttttttatattaagcTACACATTAtcatatttgtgtaaaatcaTTGGCCTCGTAAACTGTTTAAAAGCCTTACGTACTGTTAACTACCTAATGTAAACCAACTCTTTCTTCCATGCCCTCCACGACCCTGAAGAAGGGTATTCTTTTTGGCAAATTCAGTGGATCCACTGTTGATACTAGGTGCCCATATGTCCTATAAGCACTAGCCAATTCGTTTAGCTTCAGCACTTCGGGGCCAGTTACACCTACGAATAGTGTGTCAAAACTACTACTACACAatcataattaaaaaagtaGGCAggatatgtatattttaccTTCGGCAACCTTTGAAATAAGTTCAGATGCTTGACTAGTGGCTTGGTTGCTAAACAAAGGAATCTGAAAACAGGTTAgtgttaataattaatggGCTGATGCTTAAGTATTTGCCAGGGAATAAGTGAAGAATGCTACCAtatcaataataataatcacCTAACATCTAATTCCAAAGTATAGAGGTCCAAATATTTACCTAATAGTTATAAAGTTATAAATGGAATAAGATGGTAAATAAGGGTTTATATGGGCTGGAAGGTCACTAAAAATGTTCAacttacatttttaaatattacatttCTATCAAAATGGTGAACGGGGTAATTTTTACCCTGTTCTaagaatgaaaaataattttgCCATGATTTTTGCAGATGATTCGGATCGGTGCGATAAACATAATACAAGTATTCTAGGTAGTTTGAGCTTTCgccattaaaatttacaaattgcCTCAAATTTTGAGAGATTCGAAGGAGCCCAAatctcatttttattaaaaatattaaatgacCGAGCCCAACAATGTGTATGAGTAAATTTAGTTCTATGGCCTtcttttatgttttatttacatatttactcCATTttcttataaataaatattaacattatatttgcaataaattttaactgTATGTGTAATCTGaacttattattattagcaCTTTGCTAGTAATGGACTATTGTAGTGTTTATtgattatttgttaatttaaattattacaaattgtgtaaaattagtaTACATGATTATGTtatattaatcatttaGTAAAATCGGGCTAGACCATAGacaaattaatgtttaaatttattatttacacatacagGAATAAACTGTAGTACCGCAATTTCAAAATATCATATCTGCTATTATGTTAATCAGAAATCTAAGGCACCTCTACGTAAGGAATCTACATCtgaataattatattaccAAAACTAACATTCATAAACAATGATCAAGAAATATAGGTTATATATAAACGCTAATTGAGAGTAATGAAagttaaattataaaattttcattaaaaacCATAGGTAAtcaaatatgtaaattgaatgaatgtgtgtaattgaataaatatcaGTTTTTTACGTAAtcaaattgaataaaacgGATATTGTAGCGTATAActatacaaatttattttaacatccGGAATAAAAGCATAGAAAAGGtataatgtataaaaattataaacgAGGGGAAGTAAAGATAAGGaagtttaaaagtaaacgtTTTGGAACAGATTTGAAATTAATAGACCAAATTAAAAGGGTGAGAAACTTATAAATGTTCTCGAGGTCCAATTTTTATAAGAACTACGCCTTGGAAAAAAATTCCACACACCGACAGACATACTGGTGAGTACAATTAACcctatatacacaataccCATAATTATACTCAGCTATAATTTCACTTCTCTCGATTCTAGCCTATTACAAGATTTGATTCTTGATCCTCTAGTTTTATTTCAACCCCAAGCAGAAGGTTGATATCTCAGGTTTTTCATATGTTAGCTGTTGGTGTGTTGAAGCTGTTGATTGGTATCTCGGTTCTGTCCCAGTACAAGCTATGGACACTAGCTCACGGACAGAACTCTAGCACAGCCTGGTTCATCACCTATGCGCCACCGGAAAATGGCGACCAGGATACACTGGAAGCATGGCTGTATGGACCTCTCAAAACACCTCCAATCCTAGGCCAGGATTGTCCACTAAAGTGGTTATACGGACCCTTTTTTACCCAAAGACCCGCATATAAGCTGCCTGAAGCAAAGGAAGAAGTGAAAACGGCAGTCTGTGCCCCGGTAATGGAAGTGGCACACAAACGAGACCCAGAAATTGAAGTTAACGACCCTCAAGACAAATGGCTCCAGGGACCAGAACCAGATTACTTAGTTAACTCTGGATCTGAAGGTAACGTATACATGGACCACTCAATCCCTACTGAATAAAACACACCAAGCCCCGTAGTGTTTATAACTACCGGACTATGGTGTGTAATTTTCTAGTTCGACGTATACACGCATATTTATTAGGATTATGGTcacatatataacattGATTTGTTTTATGTAGATGGCAATTTCCATTTGTTTAGATAAAATTTGCAGAGAAAGGTTTAGCTCCTGttgtctacacattttctaTTTCGCAAATTAGGAAGtttattcaaaaaaatGCCagaaattattaatatagataaaaagTGTATTCTGTTtagataatttaatataagtaaattaagtATTTTATGATAGAATCTTGCTATTTATTGTCCCTCAGCCCCAGTGCTAAAGGCGGTAAAAGGGCCCTAAATTAGGGGATTTACGCAGAGAATTTTATGGTATATAGTATCGGagcatatttatataatggtCGAATTGATAGATCAGTTGTTTGTTAGGGGATTATGA
The sequence above is a segment of the Theileria orientalis strain Shintoku DNA, chromosome 3, complete genome genome. Coding sequences within it:
- a CDS encoding 2-oxoglutarate dehydrogenase E1 component; protein product: MRFGLLRISQNLRQFVNFNGESSNYLEYLYYVYRTDPNHLQKSWQNYFSFLEQGKNYPVHHFDRNVIFKNIPLFSNQATSQASELISKVAEGVTGPEVLKLNELASAYRTYGHLVSTVDPLNLPKRIPFFRVVEGMEERLNIKNYKLTPEELAKTVPNLGLGGIFNTQGTVQSQIDKLRERYCGNISFEFGHISNSQAVAFLIDQIESDNFLNLSKEESLGCFKSICRAVKFEQFCAKAFPTLKRFGMDGMESLLVLLESIEKSSREFGANSILMTMSHRGRLGVLSNFLNKPLEESFAEFRGANWFVDSNFRSGDVKYHNGYTCVKDGLDIQMISNSSHLQFSHPVLTGLVKAKQHFENDAKKDKTVPIAIHGNSAISGQGMPYEVVQMSKIKGFTVGGTINIVVNNQIGFTASPMEASSSRYPTDVAKVVEAPVIHVNAYSIEGVVFAGRLACLYRQKFHTDVFINLVGFRRFGHNELDMPKFTNAEMYNKVDQVPNLMVYYKKYLNTKMGIDMEELDKIENATGSDFQKSLDLSKSIERIKEPIQNENWRDILTLIEGFYVDNSLHNRVMQRIEASKKGAQASSAVADNGNQLTLNPQVLRTGLDHDLLLKLGLKCTTIPEEIKLHNSIKKIFDQRLQALNSGTGIDTAISEVLAFSSLSHDGFHVRLSGQESKRGTFSHRHAQVQCQDTFKYYNVFEGMDVRILNSYLSELAAVGFEYGYSLYSPKTLNIWEAQFGDFVNGAQVIIDAFITSAETKWNYFSGVVMFLPHGYDGQGPDHSSCRVERFLQSSNDSEDLSDNLGLGEDYAKLVNISVVNCSVASNLFHVLRRQMHRPYRKPLICVTGKKLLKLRGAFSNLSEFETGTFFQRYIPDPLFNPNIMEHLYKGAPGAGKAGGSSKADVKQLDKVHKVILCSGQIYYDLLEFRENNKEAQKNLEHVAIARLEEITPFPAQWVLDDLRLYRNLKTVVWCQEEHENGGCYYFVRERLNGLLKILRDDYGSKVDAAVKYAGRLPCATTAVGDPKTHNEEHALVQGAFYL